In Candidatus Omnitrophota bacterium, a single genomic region encodes these proteins:
- a CDS encoding YifB family Mg chelatase-like AAA ATPase: MLARTESSTVIGINSLRVDVEIDIARGLPGFSIVGLPDTAVRESIKRVKSAIKNCGFDFPAKKITVNLAPADIRKEGPSFDLPIAMGILAATGQINPENLVDKVTCGELSLDGGLRPIKGALCRTIGLKGSRKKILLLPKENIKESSIIREVNVYPIDNLIEAVAFIEGEIQIKPAKTDLERLWKKDGQSRMDFGDVKGQYHIKRGLEIAAAGYHNVLLIGPPGAGKTMLAKRIPGILSKMTIEEAIEITKIQSVAGLMPPSKTLTTKRPFRAPHHTISDAALTGGGTHPRPGEISLAHNGVLFLDELPEFKRNVLEVLRQPLEEQTVTVSRVSGIVTYPAKFMLVAATNPCPCGYLTHPKKECHCTPHQIQKYLSRISGPLLDRIDIHLEVPSLTSEELTQKANGETSAEIRKRVISTRTIQQKRYQRGKAFWNAHLESKEIDKFCPVDDQAKQLLKMAIIELGLSARAYDKILKLGRTIADLTRSEIIQAEHISEAIGYRSLDRNLWTI, encoded by the coding sequence AGCCTAAGGGTGGATGTAGAAATAGACATAGCCAGAGGACTACCGGGATTTTCTATAGTAGGGTTACCGGATACAGCGGTCCGGGAAAGCATAAAAAGGGTAAAGTCAGCCATTAAAAACTGCGGCTTTGATTTCCCGGCTAAGAAAATTACCGTGAATCTGGCGCCGGCTGACATAAGAAAAGAAGGGCCTTCGTTTGACTTGCCTATCGCCATGGGAATACTGGCAGCTACCGGCCAAATTAACCCGGAAAACCTGGTTGATAAAGTAACCTGCGGAGAGTTATCCCTGGACGGAGGCTTAAGGCCGATAAAAGGAGCTCTTTGCCGGACTATCGGGCTTAAAGGAAGCAGGAAGAAAATATTGCTTTTGCCAAAGGAAAATATTAAGGAATCGTCCATTATCAGAGAAGTGAATGTCTATCCAATAGACAACCTTATTGAAGCGGTAGCTTTTATCGAGGGAGAAATTCAAATTAAACCTGCCAAAACGGATTTAGAAAGATTATGGAAAAAAGACGGTCAAAGCAGAATGGATTTTGGCGATGTTAAAGGTCAGTATCATATAAAAAGGGGGTTAGAGATAGCTGCTGCCGGATACCATAACGTCCTGCTTATTGGTCCGCCGGGAGCAGGAAAAACTATGCTGGCTAAAAGAATACCGGGAATTCTTTCTAAAATGACCATCGAGGAAGCAATAGAAATTACCAAGATCCAGAGTGTGGCCGGCTTGATGCCTCCAAGCAAAACGCTGACAACCAAAAGGCCTTTTCGCGCGCCGCATCATACTATTTCTGACGCAGCCCTCACCGGAGGAGGAACACATCCCAGGCCGGGAGAAATAAGCCTTGCCCACAACGGCGTCCTGTTTCTGGACGAACTTCCGGAATTCAAGAGAAATGTACTTGAAGTATTAAGACAGCCTCTTGAGGAGCAAACAGTGACCGTTTCCCGGGTTTCCGGCATTGTTACTTATCCGGCAAAATTTATGTTGGTAGCGGCCACCAACCCCTGTCCCTGCGGTTATCTTACCCATCCAAAAAAAGAATGTCACTGCACGCCGCACCAAATTCAAAAGTATCTATCCCGGATATCAGGACCGCTCTTAGACAGAATAGACATTCATCTGGAGGTACCTTCCTTAACTTCTGAAGAGCTCACCCAAAAGGCAAACGGCGAAACCTCAGCTGAGATAAGAAAACGCGTAATCTCAACCCGGACTATTCAGCAAAAAAGATATCAAAGGGGTAAAGCCTTCTGGAATGCCCACCTTGAGTCAAAGGAAATCGATAAATTCTGCCCTGTTGACGACCAGGCAAAACAATTACTAAAAATGGCCATCATTGAACTGGGCTTAAGCGCCCGGGCATACGATAAGATACTCAAGCTCGGACGCACCATCGCTGACCTGACCAGGTCAGAAATCATCCAGGCAGAACATATCTCTGAGGCCATTGGCTACCGCTCCCTCGACCGTAATCTCTGGACAATCTGA